From Daucus carota subsp. sativus chromosome 6, DH1 v3.0, whole genome shotgun sequence, the proteins below share one genomic window:
- the LOC108226162 gene encoding LRR receptor-like serine/threonine-protein kinase RGI5 has product MDIYTFRNVLILSCLFSLPSISKSCSAVDKEALLDFKHRITYDPSNLLSTWTPSSDCCKSWKGVSCDSTGRVVNLSRSGLIDDFNDGPLDTLMSGTLSPFLGNLSSLQLLDLSNLKELKGHIPPEFGKLSRLKHLFLNTNKLTGSIPATFRSLSRLQKLYLNANSLSGIVPSDIFKSFTSVSELGLSGNKLIGPIPSTIGKLSLVRSLDFHDNYFSGSIPETFGNLKYLQYVDFSGNQITGSIPNSIGGLSKLEVLYLNQNKLTGKIPSSISGLKSLQFFRLSDNKLTGNIPAAIGQLPKIQRLIFENNQLSGKLPDTIGHLTNLTDFYFSNNRLTGLIPSSFGNLQNLQVLDLSRNRFSGPIPPQLRNLKNLQTIDISFNPLKLVSLPIWLSTLDLLQLHMAGTGIKGQLPRWLASSSVSTLDLSSNSLTGKLPTWIGNMTNLSLLNLSKNAFHSSIPAEFKNLSLLYSLDLHSNKFSGNLNQIFTRNVQFPRGVYESIDLSHNQFSGPIDENIGEEVSMANVASLILSNNSLGGSIPKSLGKLSELQVLKLVNTGITGAIPEEIGNPKRLTTIILSNNKLNGTIPKNILNLEFLQEFDVSRNRLSGMIPQHKAHIPVSAFLDNPGLCGAPLPPCKQS; this is encoded by the coding sequence ATGGACATATACACATTCAGAAATGTCCTCATTCTCTCCTGTCTTTTCTCTCTACCATCCATTTCCAAATCTTGCAGTGCAGTAGACAAAGAAGCATTACTAGACTTCAAACACAGGATCACATATGACCCCTCAAATCTACTCTCTACTTGGACGCCTTCCTCGGATTGTTGCAAATCCTGGAAGGGTGTATCTTGTGATTCCACTGGCAGAGTCGTGAACCTCTCTCGTTCCGGCCTCATCGATGACTTCAATGATGGCCCCCTTGACACATTAATGTCTGGGACTCTGTCGCCGTTCCTTGGCAACCTGTCATCGCTCCAGCTTCTCGATCTTAGCAACCTCAAGGAATTAAAAGGTCACATTCCGCCAGAGTTTGGCAAGTTGTCGCGTCTAAAACATCTCTTTCTCAATACAAACAAATTGACTGGATCAATTCCTGCTACATTCCGTTCCCTCTCTCGCCTTCAAAAACTCTATCTAAATGCGAATTCTCTTTCAGGTATTGTCCCTTCGGACATTTTCAAATCATTTACTTCAGTTTCAGAACTTGGGCTTTCAGGGAATAAGTTAATTGGTCCAATACCTTCTACCATTGGGAAGTTAAGTCTGGTCAGGAGCCTTGATTTCCATGACAACTATTTTTCGGGTAGTATTCCAGAAACTTTTGGCAATCTCAAATACCTCCAATATGTTGATTtctctggaaatcaaatcaCCGGAAGTATACCAAATTCCATTGGTGGACTCTCAAAATTAGAAGTATTGTACCTCAACCAGAACAAGCTTACAGGGAAAATTCCCTCTTCCATATCTGGACTTAAATCTCTCCAGTTCTTTCGCCTTTCTGATAACAAGCTAACTGGGAACATCCCAGCAGCCATTGGTCAGCTACCGAAGATTCAGAGGCTAATCTTCGAGAACAACCAACTCAGCGGAAAACTTCCTGACACCATTGGACACCTCACAAATCTGACAGATTTCTATTTCTCCAACAATAGGCTTACAGGCCTTATCCCATCAAGTTTTGGCAATCTTCAAAACCTTCAGGTACTGGATTTATCAAGGAACCGTTTTTCAGGTCCAATCCCTCCTCAACTTCGAAACCTAAAAAATTTACAGACCATTGATATTTCCTTCAATCCTCTCAAGCTTGTGAGTTTGCCTATCTGGCTATCAACACTGGATCTACTTCAACTACACATGGCAGGCACCGGAATCAAAGGCCAGCTTCCGCGGTGGCTAGCTTCATCATCAGTATCAACACTTGATTTATCAAGCAATTCACTGACAGGAAAACTCCCTACTTGGATTGGAAACATGACCAACCTTTCATTACTCAACTTATCAAAAAATGCCTTCCATTCATCAATACCAGCAGAGTTCAAGAACTTGTCACTTCTATATAGTCTTGACCTTCACTCCAACAAGTTCTCTGGCAACCTAAACCAAATTTTTACTAGAAATGTGCAATTCCCACGGGGCGTTTATGAATCCATTGATCTGTCTCATAACCAGTTTAGTGGACCTATTGATGAGAATATTGGAGAGGAAGTTTCTATGGCTAATGTCGCGTCTCTGATTCTATCAAATAACTCACTGGGAGGATCAATACCGAAGTCATTGGGAAAACTAAGTGAACTTCAGGTACTAAAGCTAGTGAATACTGGGATCACAGGGGCAATACCAGAGGAGATTGGAAATCCAAAGAGGCTGACCACAATTATCCTGTCAAACAACAAATTAAATGGCACCATCCCGAAAAATATTCTGAATTTGGAGTTTTTACAAGAATTTGATGTGTCTCGAAATCGGTTAAGTGGGATGATTCCACAGCACAAAGCTCATATCCCAGTATCTGCATTTCTGGATAATCCTGGATTATGTGGAGCACCACTTCCTCCATGTAAGCAGTCTTGA